One window of Mycoplasmopsis gallopavonis genomic DNA carries:
- a CDS encoding IS3 family transposase: MDTTIFRVFIYLGGIMRQLKAHEWLELFGSYEDYKNNLISKNDFELKYYSIRGFSFFDRKFNEAKKYFVFKYNRYNLGMINIESQTGKSSKKGKGSGRPKRQKITPIEIVKKEWEKMPKEQLIEILEIYKDSFDRNNIEVDISKIKKSSLSTRKLGLCFNKSKSTIHNLKTKEQQTRKKSVNTKYDELIIKSFKKNKGLFGRKRLESYIRTKFQIDLNYRTIGRAMRRLNLFCLIRRKKIDREQKNTNVKFIDLVNRDYHGETNQIIATDVTYISAPKDCLNNFVFLFVAIDHKSKFVVNYNLSKRNDLELVMEHMSKIKMDKKWIAHSDHGFQYSSKTYVDLIQKNNGVVSMGRVGNSLDNREAEYFFSILKSECLKLIDITKINFNELKSLIDDFVFWYNNERIQSVLNWKTPQECWGVLVN, translated from the coding sequence ATGGACACAACCATATTTCGTGTTTTTATATATTTAGGAGGTATTATGAGACAATTAAAGGCACATGAATGATTAGAACTATTCGGTAGTTATGAAGATTACAAAAATAATTTGATATCAAAAAATGATTTTGAACTTAAATATTATTCAATCAGAGGTTTTAGTTTTTTTGATAGAAAATTCAATGAGGCTAAAAAATATTTTGTCTTCAAGTATAACAGATATAATTTAGGAATGATAAATATAGAATCGCAAACAGGTAAATCATCTAAAAAAGGTAAAGGGTCAGGTAGACCAAAAAGGCAAAAAATTACTCCTATTGAAATTGTAAAAAAGGAATGAGAAAAAATGCCTAAGGAACAATTGATTGAAATTTTAGAAATTTATAAAGACTCTTTTGATAGAAATAATATTGAAGTTGATATTTCTAAAATTAAGAAATCTTCACTTTCTACAAGAAAATTGGGCCTATGCTTTAATAAATCTAAGTCAACAATTCACAATCTAAAAACTAAAGAGCAGCAAACAAGAAAAAAATCTGTAAATACTAAATATGATGAATTAATAATTAAGTCATTTAAGAAAAATAAGGGTTTGTTTGGTAGAAAAAGATTGGAAAGTTATATTAGAACAAAATTCCAAATAGATCTAAATTATAGGACTATTGGTAGAGCGATGAGAAGATTAAACTTATTTTGTTTAATCAGAAGAAAGAAAATAGATAGAGAACAAAAGAACACAAACGTAAAATTTATAGATCTTGTTAATCGTGATTATCACGGAGAGACAAACCAAATAATTGCCACTGATGTTACTTATATTTCTGCACCAAAAGATTGCTTAAACAATTTTGTATTTTTATTTGTTGCGATTGATCACAAAAGCAAATTTGTTGTTAATTATAATCTTTCAAAAAGAAATGATTTAGAACTAGTAATGGAACATATGTCTAAAATCAAAATGGATAAAAAATGAATAGCTCATTCTGATCATGGTTTCCAATATTCTTCAAAAACTTATGTAGATTTAATTCAGAAAAACAATGGTGTTGTATCAATGGGTAGAGTAGGAAATTCTTTAGATAATAGAGAAGCAGAATATTTCTTTTCAATTTTAAAATCAGAATGTTTAAAATTAATCGATATTACAAAAATAAATTTTAATGAATTAAAATCACTGATTGATGATTTTGTGTTTTGATACAACAACGAAAGAATTCAATCAGTATTAAATTGAAAAACACCTCAAGAGTGTTGAGGTGTTTTAGTAAATTAA
- a CDS encoding ABC transporter ATP-binding protein, with product MNQKEQSIYVETKRTIFGEKQYYRYLTPGTEEMLLPKHGENILVKLRNVDITYGSGSKAFKAVSDFCLNIYQGEVLGLVGESGSGKSTIGKTLVGLVPYSFGEIQLLDKTLPKKLKRGFKFGKALKEYKAIENFMVNKVQMIFQDPANSLNPHINVEKVVSEGLDNTKNAKEIYLYNFDQEVEKELKKLLPEAQYPQFYGEFAKKLSADIAQNENVAYQALYERFLDELASIQNQAALEYLSKQKQERDKLNKLSEKECKRILVVDMLKSVGLDESVLKRYPLEFSGGQQQRIGISRSVVLRPQLLVADEPISALDVSIQAQVVNIFNELKEKYNLTILFIAHDLRMVEYISDRIAVMNKGRLLEVGKTEEIMKRSLHPYTKSLLDAVPSIHGTKGSLIGYVYNPAMHGYNEDKQPIWNKINDDHYVLGTPEEIKEWKQEFWK from the coding sequence ATGAATCAAAAAGAACAATCAATTTATGTTGAAACTAAACGTACTATTTTTGGTGAAAAACAATATTACAGATATTTAACACCAGGAACAGAAGAAATGTTATTGCCAAAACATGGTGAAAACATTTTAGTTAAATTAAGAAATGTGGATATTACTTATGGTTCTGGTTCAAAAGCTTTTAAAGCTGTTTCTGACTTTTGTTTAAATATCTATCAAGGTGAAGTTTTAGGTCTTGTAGGTGAATCAGGAAGTGGAAAAAGTACCATTGGTAAAACTTTAGTTGGTCTTGTTCCTTATAGTTTTGGTGAAATCCAGTTATTAGATAAAACTTTACCTAAAAAACTTAAACGAGGATTTAAATTTGGTAAAGCTTTAAAAGAATATAAAGCAATTGAAAACTTTATGGTTAATAAAGTGCAAATGATTTTCCAAGATCCAGCTAACTCATTAAACCCTCACATTAATGTTGAAAAAGTTGTATCCGAAGGACTTGATAACACAAAAAATGCTAAGGAAATTTATCTTTATAACTTTGATCAAGAAGTTGAAAAAGAATTAAAGAAACTTTTACCAGAAGCTCAGTATCCGCAGTTTTATGGTGAGTTTGCAAAAAAACTTTCTGCTGATATTGCTCAAAATGAAAATGTTGCATATCAAGCACTTTACGAAAGATTTTTAGATGAACTTGCATCAATTCAAAATCAAGCTGCGTTAGAATATCTTTCTAAGCAAAAACAAGAACGTGACAAGTTAAATAAATTATCTGAAAAAGAATGTAAAAGAATTTTAGTTGTAGATATGCTTAAAAGTGTTGGTCTTGATGAAAGTGTTCTAAAGCGTTATCCACTAGAATTTAGTGGAGGACAACAACAAAGAATCGGAATTTCTCGTTCAGTTGTGCTTCGTCCACAACTTCTTGTTGCTGACGAACCAATTTCCGCTCTTGACGTTTCAATTCAAGCCCAAGTTGTTAACATCTTTAACGAACTAAAAGAAAAATATAACTTAACAATTCTTTTTATTGCTCACGACCTTCGGATGGTTGAATATATTTCAGATAGAATTGCTGTTATGAATAAGGGAAGACTTTTAGAAGTTGGAAAAACAGAAGAAATTATGAAGCGTTCTTTACACCCTTATACAAAGAGCTTGCTTGATGCAGTGCCATCTATTCATGGAACCAAAGGTTCTTTAATTGGGTATGTTTATAATCCAGCAATGCACGGATATAATGAAGACAAGCAACCAATTTGAAATAAAATTAATGATGATCATTATGTTTTAGGAACTCCGGAAGAAATAAAAGAGTGAAAACAAGAATTTTGAAAATAA
- a CDS encoding ABC transporter ATP-binding protein has translation MLDKTLNKIKNKSFLIVKNFKQSTLNFFNFKKRREAVFDWEDFYKNVQYKTFNDGTKLKIAAEIKDIHLSFTNPARPGEKNKVLRGPSIQIYEGKVHAIIGESGSGKSVITSLLYGLTGDNAVIDSGEIKLYNNNVEEFSLKDWERSRYRGKVVSAVFQNPMSTLNPTMKVGEQIMEGMLINKVVKNRKEAYARAIEFLKLTKINDPEAVMKLYPHEMSGGMIQRVVIAAIVALEPKVLVMDEPTTALDPTVQALVLDVIKDLQEKLHLSIVFITHDLGVVASISDYISIMYAGQIIEEGTAREILEFPQHPYTWGLILSMPDLNLGTRLKTIRGSVPASLNNIVGDAFAPRNDYALGIDFEQEPSFYYVSETHRVKSALLDVNAPSYEPPKVIASLWKDYALKNNLHEVVATHADNGTSKVIYKA, from the coding sequence ATGTTAGATAAAACATTAAATAAAATCAAAAATAAGTCATTTTTGATTGTTAAAAACTTTAAACAATCAACACTTAACTTCTTTAATTTTAAGAAAAGACGTGAAGCCGTTTTTGATTGAGAAGATTTTTACAAGAATGTCCAATACAAAACATTTAATGATGGAACTAAATTAAAAATAGCTGCTGAGATCAAAGATATTCATTTATCATTTACTAACCCAGCTCGTCCAGGTGAGAAAAACAAAGTTCTTAGAGGACCAAGCATTCAAATTTATGAAGGGAAAGTGCATGCTATTATCGGTGAATCAGGAAGTGGAAAAAGTGTTATCACTTCTTTACTTTATGGTTTAACAGGAGATAATGCTGTTATTGATAGCGGTGAAATTAAACTTTACAACAATAATGTTGAAGAGTTTAGCTTAAAAGATTGAGAGCGTTCAAGATATCGTGGTAAAGTAGTTTCTGCTGTTTTCCAAAACCCAATGTCTACTTTAAATCCAACAATGAAAGTTGGTGAGCAAATTATGGAAGGGATGTTAATTAACAAAGTTGTTAAAAACAGAAAAGAAGCTTATGCTCGGGCAATTGAGTTTTTAAAACTTACTAAAATTAATGATCCTGAAGCAGTTATGAAACTTTATCCACATGAAATGTCAGGTGGAATGATCCAACGTGTGGTTATTGCTGCAATTGTTGCTCTTGAACCAAAAGTGCTAGTTATGGATGAACCAACAACAGCACTTGATCCAACTGTTCAAGCTCTTGTTTTAGATGTTATTAAAGATCTACAAGAAAAACTTCATTTATCTATTGTTTTCATTACTCACGACCTTGGAGTGGTAGCTTCAATTAGTGATTACATTTCAATTATGTACGCTGGTCAAATCATTGAAGAAGGAACAGCTCGTGAGATTCTAGAATTTCCACAACATCCTTACACTTGAGGTTTAATTTTAAGTATGCCTGATTTAAACTTAGGTACAAGATTGAAAACAATTCGTGGAAGCGTGCCAGCTAGCTTAAATAATATTGTCGGAGATGCTTTTGCTCCAAGAAATGATTACGCTCTTGGGATTGATTTTGAACAAGAACCAAGCTTTTACTATGTTTCAGAAACACATAGAGTAAAAAGTGCTTTACTTGATGTTAACGCACCAAGTTATGAACCACCAAAAGTTATTGCTTCATTATGAAAGGACTACGCTTTAAAAAATAATTTACATGAAGTTGTCGCAACTCATGCAGATAACGGAACAAGTAAAGTTATTTATAAAGCTTAA
- a CDS encoding ABC transporter permease gives MKNLLNKFNQALKNKAEKIRQQDFYSDQKHDPTAPNAITQPFNHQAWKIIGNTFKYNEGMHLGKESNLFKEFIYRFSNNFGGVFGFLILVAIIIAALIIPFTTLSPNISNVMDKNLQVGQTDSKGIYHILGTDDVGRDFWARLWWGLRYSLALSLVITFIEVIIGLTIGIMMGQFELFDKIMTFLIKIISVVPSIIILILLTIILSPSFWVVVFSLSLTGWVGMANQIRAQVKRAKHLEWVAASRVLGTPTYKILKNYIPVILPILITQLVFTIPGVILSETSLAFIGLAIDDVPTLGNLISQGQKIFPTYLRYVFIPSSFLIAITASVQLIGASVQDALRRQR, from the coding sequence ATGAAAAACCTTCTTAACAAATTCAATCAAGCTTTAAAAAATAAAGCTGAAAAAATTCGTCAGCAAGACTTTTATAGTGATCAAAAACACGATCCTACTGCACCAAATGCAATTACACAACCATTTAATCATCAAGCATGAAAAATTATTGGAAATACCTTTAAATATAATGAAGGAATGCATCTTGGTAAAGAATCAAACCTTTTTAAAGAATTTATTTATCGTTTTTCAAATAACTTTGGTGGTGTTTTTGGTTTCTTAATTTTAGTTGCAATTATTATTGCTGCCTTAATCATTCCATTTACTACACTTTCTCCAAACATTTCAAATGTTATGGATAAAAACTTGCAAGTTGGACAAACAGATTCTAAAGGTATTTACCATATCTTAGGAACAGATGATGTTGGTCGTGACTTTTGAGCAAGACTTTGATGAGGTTTAAGATATTCACTTGCACTTTCACTTGTAATTACTTTTATCGAAGTTATTATTGGTTTAACAATTGGAATTATGATGGGACAATTTGAGCTTTTTGATAAAATTATGACTTTCTTAATTAAAATCATTTCAGTTGTGCCAAGTATTATTATCTTAATCTTACTTACCATTATTTTAAGCCCAAGTTTCTGAGTTGTTGTCTTTTCACTTTCACTTACAGGTTGAGTTGGAATGGCTAACCAAATTAGAGCACAAGTTAAGCGTGCAAAACACCTTGAATGAGTTGCTGCTTCGAGAGTTTTAGGGACACCAACTTACAAAATTTTGAAAAACTATATTCCAGTTATTCTTCCAATTTTAATTACTCAATTAGTTTTCACAATTCCAGGTGTTATTCTTTCAGAAACATCACTTGCATTCATTGGACTTGCAATTGATGATGTTCCAACTCTTGGAAACTTAATTTCACAAGGTCAAAAGATCTTCCCAACATATTTAAGATACGTCTTTATTCCATCATCATTCTTAATTGCAATTACAGCTAGTGTGCAATTAATTGGTGCAAGTGTACAAGATGCACTTAGAAGACAAAGATAA
- a CDS encoding ABC transporter permease: MDTQTNPQLKSNAVLSDNKVIFTSSRNKNLNLFQKLTAIDSPLLKAFWKVFKIIFEFLIIGFIVITITFFLINAVPGSNSLVSSAKDANIRAAIEAKYGLNLPLIERYLHYFKNLLSGDFGISLSLFPGQEINTFIWTRFYKSFLVGIFSVFLTVTIGISLGIWVGKNPGGIVDNVSTVLVSIFSSIPSIIFALVLIFIGRIIGLPYLFDANDFSTYILPGIALSLGSIIVYIKYIRTELNRELNSVHAKFAYLKGLTKSRFVWKHALKPALFPIATFFPAVIFGSFIGSIFIEQIFFIPGSGATLLQAIQTKDYNVILFLIIIFAMLTILSYATRDILYEAIDPRVRRRGK, from the coding sequence ATGGACACTCAAACAAATCCACAATTAAAATCAAATGCTGTCCTTAGTGATAATAAAGTTATTTTCACTAGTTCAAGAAATAAAAACTTAAATTTATTTCAAAAATTAACAGCTATTGACTCACCACTTTTAAAAGCTTTTTGAAAAGTTTTTAAAATTATTTTTGAGTTTTTAATTATTGGTTTTATTGTTATTACAATTACTTTCTTCTTAATTAATGCTGTCCCTGGTTCTAACTCATTAGTTTCAAGTGCTAAAGATGCCAATATTCGCGCTGCAATTGAAGCAAAATATGGATTGAATTTACCTTTAATTGAAAGATATCTTCACTACTTTAAAAACTTACTTTCAGGTGATTTTGGAATTTCCCTTTCTCTTTTCCCTGGTCAAGAAATTAACACTTTTATTTGAACTAGATTTTACAAATCATTTCTTGTTGGAATTTTTAGTGTGTTTTTAACAGTTACTATTGGAATTTCGCTTGGAATTTGAGTGGGTAAAAATCCTGGTGGAATTGTTGATAATGTTTCAACAGTTCTTGTAAGTATCTTTTCTTCAATTCCATCAATTATTTTTGCTTTGGTCTTAATTTTCATTGGTCGGATCATTGGTTTACCTTACTTATTTGATGCAAATGATTTTAGTACTTACATTTTACCGGGAATTGCTTTATCGTTAGGAAGCATTATTGTGTATATTAAATATATTAGAACTGAATTAAATCGTGAACTTAATTCAGTTCATGCTAAATTTGCTTATTTAAAAGGATTAACAAAAAGTCGTTTTGTTTGAAAACACGCCTTAAAACCTGCTCTTTTCCCAATTGCAACCTTTTTCCCAGCGGTTATTTTTGGATCATTTATCGGAAGTATTTTTATTGAACAAATCTTCTTTATTCCAGGTTCAGGGGCAACTTTATTACAAGCAATTCAAACCAAAGACTATAATGTAATTCTTTTCTTAATTATCATCTTTGCTATGCTTACAATTCTTTCATACGCAACTCGTGATATTCTTTATGAAGCAATTGATCCAAGAGTTAGAAGGAGAGGAAAATAA
- a CDS encoding periplasmic substrate-binding domain-containing protein, which produces MISKSKRALNLLFSAVSATTLLSVTLACENKNNQVKDPVVDTTYDLGLATEPLNNLNYVLKQSVNKLLPSLVDSFLKNGPTDELKSILNTSKFNMVIMDTNSGKGSSNFDFYFNSTKKTPELGNDQSLLASQSGFGNVLGSSYGLHDFGIFGGLGKASEGNDVRRGSSIYAFPNPKNSNNYIAVTGLVNKGKNVWSNGDIVTAQDLRDYLEYILDYNNGSEKFDQIKKMSIRGAEEFTNAQVEYNKKHGQFYKNPWGRRNYIKGPFAKYNFVQDPNQKVWQSQVPGDEKEVEAIKNAALKFGFYTGQYFLDYSNEDILANLDLNPDFNLVKDVQDFKIKNPDNEEVVVVKLVKNVFANPYQSFVFSATDHKFEGQIKSLAYDGNSFTAIFDENKTPDLNFLLSHILMQLYPINRKYVETIGGGINNYGTDAANFLTSGPFVFDPKQVILGPQGSIILEKNKDYFDVDNVIPRKIKIAFSVERNINAIWFEDGLISQTIIPGNTINKFWTNPETKKYLKKNYGYGTIALGFNLDPETNGNSYIQDQNIRNAIYYTLNREEMLRYVGWEFSFPVNNWTAYGQYKTFDGRNLEMFFNEKKIDTKNNKTYNLLNYDYIVHLSKSFNFENTIRTDYAFDWETARFYVQEFKKAHPNLSQITLRYLNNSSDEQKKAGQFLKEKIEEMSQGFIRVELKSLPENVFSSFYEQGQFDFVYQNYDKIGGNSAQDYIAAFFKRDGINSLEGNDFGFKDNPTGDYIYADYFAQLVADELFAGKLDKMLEPAINKVQTIINSDQTIRAEFDKIKASQSKTDISKFADKYSEEFDQDIQNQTDFADKKLYTKALIKDLIQYLLVNNTNIQLTKLRHAAVYWIVAKYTPAEIAKITIKTRTRLHEEPITTNTNKTLDLWTKLIELSFQRNDEKSQNYSDRLNAFFSGNFTDQELAKGWTQDYVYGLIASFEKVVRDASFVVPLMEVDTNWEVSKLAGISSVYTFDLQYAYDVTKPPRPGLPRTPSGGH; this is translated from the coding sequence ATGATTAGCAAAAGTAAAAGAGCTTTAAATCTCTTATTTTCAGCTGTTTCAGCAACAACTTTATTATCTGTGACCCTTGCTTGTGAAAACAAAAACAATCAAGTCAAAGATCCAGTTGTTGATACAACTTATGATTTAGGTTTAGCAACAGAACCTCTTAACAATTTAAACTATGTTTTAAAGCAATCTGTTAATAAACTTTTACCTTCATTAGTTGATTCATTTCTTAAAAATGGACCAACAGATGAATTAAAATCAATTTTAAATACTTCAAAATTTAACATGGTAATCATGGATACTAATTCAGGTAAAGGATCATCAAATTTTGATTTTTACTTTAATTCAACTAAGAAAACTCCTGAATTAGGAAACGATCAATCATTACTTGCTTCACAGTCAGGTTTTGGAAATGTTTTAGGTTCTTCTTATGGACTTCATGATTTTGGAATTTTTGGAGGACTTGGAAAAGCAAGTGAAGGTAACGATGTTCGTCGTGGTTCAAGTATTTACGCCTTTCCAAACCCTAAAAACTCAAATAACTATATTGCAGTTACAGGACTTGTGAATAAAGGTAAAAATGTTTGAAGTAATGGTGACATTGTGACTGCACAAGATCTTCGTGATTATTTAGAATACATTCTTGATTACAATAATGGTTCTGAAAAATTTGACCAAATTAAGAAAATGTCAATTCGTGGAGCTGAAGAATTTACCAACGCCCAAGTTGAATACAACAAAAAACATGGTCAATTCTATAAAAATCCATGAGGAAGAAGAAATTATATTAAAGGACCTTTTGCTAAATATAATTTTGTCCAAGATCCAAACCAAAAAGTATGACAAAGTCAAGTTCCTGGTGACGAAAAAGAAGTTGAAGCAATTAAAAATGCTGCTTTAAAATTCGGATTTTACACCGGACAATATTTCTTAGATTATTCTAATGAAGATATTCTTGCTAACTTAGATTTAAACCCTGATTTTAACCTTGTGAAAGATGTTCAAGATTTTAAAATTAAAAATCCTGATAATGAAGAAGTTGTGGTTGTTAAATTAGTTAAAAATGTATTCGCTAACCCTTATCAATCATTCGTATTTAGTGCAACTGACCACAAGTTTGAAGGTCAAATTAAATCACTTGCTTATGATGGAAATAGTTTTACTGCAATTTTTGATGAAAATAAAACACCAGATTTAAACTTCTTATTAAGTCACATTTTGATGCAACTTTATCCAATTAATAGAAAATATGTTGAAACAATTGGCGGTGGAATCAATAACTACGGAACAGATGCTGCAAACTTTTTAACAAGTGGACCATTTGTTTTCGATCCAAAACAAGTTATTTTAGGGCCACAAGGAAGCATTATCTTAGAAAAGAATAAAGATTATTTTGATGTTGATAATGTTATTCCAAGAAAAATTAAAATTGCCTTTTCTGTTGAAAGAAATATTAATGCAATTTGATTTGAAGATGGCTTAATTTCACAAACAATTATTCCAGGAAACACAATTAATAAATTCTGAACAAATCCAGAAACTAAGAAATATTTAAAGAAAAACTATGGATACGGAACAATCGCATTAGGATTTAACCTTGATCCAGAAACAAATGGTAATAGTTACATTCAAGATCAAAACATTAGAAATGCAATTTATTACACATTAAACAGAGAAGAAATGCTTAGATATGTAGGATGAGAATTCTCTTTCCCTGTTAATAACTGAACTGCTTATGGCCAATATAAAACATTTGATGGTCGTAATTTAGAAATGTTCTTTAACGAAAAGAAAATTGATACTAAAAACAATAAAACCTACAATTTATTAAACTATGATTACATAGTGCACCTTTCAAAATCATTTAATTTTGAAAACACAATTAGAACAGACTATGCTTTTGATTGAGAAACTGCAAGATTTTATGTTCAAGAGTTCAAAAAAGCACATCCAAATTTAAGTCAAATTACTTTAAGATATCTAAATAATTCAAGTGATGAGCAAAAGAAAGCTGGTCAATTCTTAAAAGAAAAAATCGAAGAAATGAGTCAAGGATTCATTCGTGTCGAGTTAAAATCACTTCCAGAAAATGTGTTTAGTAGTTTCTATGAACAAGGTCAATTTGACTTTGTGTACCAAAACTATGACAAAATTGGTGGAAACTCAGCCCAAGATTATATTGCTGCTTTCTTCAAAAGAGATGGAATTAACTCTTTAGAAGGAAATGACTTTGGATTTAAAGATAATCCAACTGGTGATTATATTTATGCTGACTACTTTGCACAACTTGTAGCTGATGAACTTTTTGCAGGAAAATTAGACAAAATGTTAGAACCGGCTATTAATAAAGTACAAACTATAATTAATTCAGATCAAACAATTCGTGCAGAATTTGACAAAATTAAAGCTTCACAAAGCAAGACAGATATTAGTAAATTTGCTGATAAATATTCAGAAGAATTTGATCAAGATATCCAAAATCAAACAGATTTTGCTGATAAAAAACTTTATACAAAAGCTTTAATTAAAGACTTAATTCAATATTTATTAGTTAATAATACAAATATTCAACTTACAAAATTACGTCATGCAGCAGTTTATTGAATTGTGGCTAAATACACACCAGCTGAAATTGCGAAAATCACAATCAAAACTCGAACAAGATTACATGAAGAACCTATTACAACAAATACAAATAAAACTCTTGATCTTTGAACAAAATTAATTGAATTATCATTCCAAAGAAATGATGAAAAATCACAAAATTATTCAGATCGTTTAAACGCTTTCTTCTCTGGAAACTTTACCGATCAAGAACTTGCAAAGGGATGAACACAAGATTATGTTTATGGATTAATTGCTTCATTTGAAAAAGTTGTTAGAGATGCTTCGTTTGTTGTGCCACTTATGGAAGTTGATACCAACTGAGAAGTTTCAAAATTAGCTGGAATTTCATCAGTTTATACATTTGATTTACAATACGCTTATGACGTAACTAAACCGCCAAGACCAGGATTACCAAGAACACCATCAGGAGGACATTAA